DNA from Campylobacter concisus:
CACTAGCGATAGGGCTAAAACTCTTTAAAAATCCCACAAACACACCAGCATTGCTATAAGTATCATCTGCTTGATATACAGACATGTCAGGGTTAAATGTATATTCGTCACTGGCTCTTGTGTCAAGATGCTCTTTACTAAAATTTAGCTCATAGACCTCGTGGCTTACTCCAAAGCCTCTAAGCTCATCTCTAACGCTCTTTGCTTCACTAACTTGATCAAATGTTTTATATACATTTGTAACGGATATTAGGCTCACATCTTTTAAGAAATTTGCATTTTTACCAAAGGTTTTTTGATTGGTATCTAGGCTAAAGCCTTTTGGTAAATTTGTTAGATCAGCTTCGCCATATCTATCTTTTTCATCCCTTACAATGCTTTTAAAAAGTTTATAGTAGTGCTTTGTAGTATCAGCTACATCTATCTTTTCAAAGGCAGCCTTGCTTCTATCTTGCGCAAAAAGATATGTCTTGTTGTTGTATCTAACTATCTCATCAAGCGTGCTTTTATGGATTTTAAAGTCTTGCGGCAAGCCTACAGCTTTGTTAAAGTCAGCTCCCATAAACCCAGCCTTATCTACTGTGTAGCCGTAAGCTTGAAGATCACTGAAATTTAAAGAGATGAGGCTGTTTTGTGAAGAAGAGACATAGTTAAATTTAGCAGGCTCTTGGCTTGGCTCGCTAATCTTTTCTTTGGTTTTTTGGTTAAAGATATCACTAAAATTTGTAGATCTATCACGTTTATGTTGTTGCTTGGTGTATGAATTTACATTTGTGCTTAAGACGCTAATACCATTCATAGCTTGCTCCTTGATAAAAGCAAGCATGATTTGTTCCAGAGTAAATTTACATCCACTCAAGCACTTGCGTGATATCTTTGGCGTAAAAGCACTTTAGGCCTTGTGTGTCAAGCGGTTTATTTGGGATGATCGCGTTTTTAAATTTCTGCGTTTTTGCCTCTTTTAGTCGCTGATCGAGGTTGAAAATTTCTCTTATCTCGCCATTTAGGCTTAGCTCGCCGATGAAGACGCTGTCCTTGCTGATAGGGCGGTTTTTGAAGCTGCTGATTATCGCTGCGATGACGGCTAGATCGGCAGCGGTCTCGCTTATCTTAACGCCACCTGAAACGTTTATAAAGACGTCGTAGTGCCCAAGTGGAATTTCAAGCTTTCGCTCAAGTAGGGCTAGCAGCATATCTAGACGGTTTCTCTCAAAGCCAGTCGAGCTTCGCTTTGGATAGGCGCTTTCGCAAACAAGTGCCTGAATTTCTATGCTAAGCGCCCTTGAGCCTTCCATTATGATAGTGATCGCACTGCCACTCATC
Protein-coding regions in this window:
- a CDS encoding Cj0814 family flagellar-dependent secreted protein: MNGISVLSTNVNSYTKQQHKRDRSTNFSDIFNQKTKEKISEPSQEPAKFNYVSSSQNSLISLNFSDLQAYGYTVDKAGFMGADFNKAVGLPQDFKIHKSTLDEIVRYNNKTYLFAQDRSKAAFEKIDVADTTKHYYKLFKSIVRDEKDRYGEADLTNLPKGFSLDTNQKTFGKNANFLKDVSLISVTNVYKTFDQVSEAKSVRDELRGFGVSHEVYELNFSKEHLDTRASDEYTFNPDMSVYQADDTYSNAGVFVGFLKSFSPIASDSGETKLSAEASSYSKLMNEQSLADDVVPLSRLLKNEKMIKFILEELLKRNLLISKDGKSASEIVDSVLAHATKLQNETKSK